The Intestinibaculum porci DNA window AAAGCTTCTAAACCTTCTAAATAAGCTTCTTCCTGACGGTCATCGACAACAACGCAGGAAAGGGTAAAATGACGATGAGCAATACGATTGAGTTCTGCTAGGTAGTGTTCTTTCTGCCATTTGTTGTCATTTTCATCTTCACCGATCCAATGCCAGTTATTCAAATCTCCGGCAAAGTAAATGGATTGTCCTTCAGTCGTGACGATGAAGGCGACCCCTTGATCAGTAGAAAACAGAGTTTCGATAGTGAGATCGTTTAAATGATAAGTGTGATGCGGCGAGACACTTAAATGATCGTGAGCGGTATGAATATCGTCTGATAAAATATAATGTTTTTCCGGATGATCAATGGCGAAAATCTTTTCTGAAAAATGATCAGCGTGGGCGTGTGATGCGAAGATATAAAGAGGTTTCTCTTTATTCACATGAAGAGCACCCTGATAGTAGTCGAATAACAGATTACAGTGGGCAAGCTCTACTAAGACGCCGCTATGATGAATAAGGGTTACGTTCATAGGTTATGAAAAAAGAATAACTTGCGTTATTCTTCTTCTCCATCATTATAGTTTGAAACATTATGATAAACCTGGTCAACGTCTTCGCAATCGTTTAATAAGTTCATTAATCTTTCAAATAAAGTCATGTCTTCACCTTCGAGTTCAACAGTTTCTGTTGGAACAGTCTGGATTTCATCGACATCAAAGTCCACATTTGGTAATTTAGCCTGGATTGCTAATTTGATGGCATTGTAATCTGTTGGTTCACCAGTGATACGGATTGAACCATCTTCTAATGTTTCTAAGTCTTTAGCGTCAACATCACCTTCGATGAGGGCATCTAAAGTTTCTTCTTCATTTAAACCTTTAAACTGAATAACAGCCTGAACATTATATAAATATGATACAGAACCTTCAGCACCTAATTTAGAATGTGCTTTTGTGAAGGCTGGACGGACCTGAGAGATTGTTCTATTGACATTATCTGTTAAACATTTAACGATTAATGTAGAACCGTTAGGACCGAAACCTTCGAACTGTAATTCTTCATAGTTATCTGTTGCACCATTCTTTACTCTGTTGATGGCGTTATCAATAACATGTCCTGGGACCTGATCTTTTTTTGCTTTATTGATAATGGCTCTTAAAGATAAGTTTGCATCTGGATCAGGACCACCTGATTTCGCTGCCTGATAGATTTCCTTACCATAGTAAGAATAGATTTTTGTTTTCTTGGCAGCCGTTGCAGCCATTGAGGCTTTACGTACTTCATGAGCTCTACCCATTATTAATTCCTCCTCGTAAAATTACTAGCTAATTATATACAATTAGTCACACTATTTCAATAATTTTTTATAGGAATAAGAAGTCATTTCACCGCAATGAGGTTATTTGAAAATATCAATTGAACGAATCAGTGATTCTTAGAAAGGAAAATATTTGCAGCAAGAGAAATTTTTGAAGAAATGTGAAAAATATTGATTACATCATGGAATTTGGTAATATGAAGGTAGAGGTGATGCTTATGAAGAAGCTCATGGTTATGTTCCTGTGTCTGGTCTTAGGTTTAGCTTTTGGCTATGCAATGCATCAGCCTAAAACGGTTACGCGTACAAAAACAGTGGTTAAACGAGAAACACCGCTCATTTCTTCAAAGACGCGGACATTCTCAAAAAAGCTGCCAGCTTTTTCCACAATCTTATTGAATTTAGATCGGGCAAAAGCCATCATTAAAACTGGGAAAAACTATCGGATCACTTATCAGACATCAGATCATCGTCCACAAAAAATCTTCTGTGAAAAGGAAGTACTCTGTTATGATGATGAAGTGGGTGACTATAAGATCACCCAGATGGTTATCGAAGTGCCACGCCAAAAGATTAAGTGGATCGATACGATTGGTGCGGTCACGTTAGATGGCATCAGTGTAAAAACGGCTAATTTAAAAGGCGAAGATTTTGTCATTAAAATCAAAAACAGCTATGTGTTTAGTATGACCACCGATGGAGCGACAATCGTCAATAGTCGCGTCAATGGCAAAAACTACAATAATAAGTATGTACGTGTTCTCCAGGAAGATTAAACAGGAACAGGGAAAGAGGTTTCGACCTCTTTTTCGTACATTTATAAGGTTTTATAAGGCGTTGGGGGCATCACGTTTATTCGGATTGTTATTGTTTGAAGTGCTCAGGTAAGTCGGATAACAGTAATGATCTGGTGTGGCAGGCTTCTTTGATAATTTTAAAGAGACTGATCTTGGAATGTATATGAACACTATGAGAATTTTTTGCCTGCCTATTTTATCTTTGAGCGGAAAATCGTCTATGTTATAATGGCGAAAAGGAGAAAAACTATGACATACGAAGAAACAAAACAAAAACTTGCAGAATTCATGGAATATGGTGATCCTGATGCAGCCTGTAAACTTGTGGCAGAATATAATTTACCGGCGATTGCACTTTTTGAGGAATCTATACAAAACTTTACGGAAAAAACGATCCAAAAGCATCTTAGTAATGTGATATTTTTCTTAAATGAATATAGCACTTATTATGATGCTTGTACGTTTGAGGATGCATGGAAGTGCCTTGATGACTTTTTCGGCTACTTTTTTATCCGAAAATGTATGTGGTCGACACCAGCCACGATTAAATCTACCGCGGCTTCGATTAAAAAGTTTTATAAATGTATGGTCGACAATCAGCTTTTTGATGCGGGGGCCTATGACATGTTGACTACTCATATTAAAGAGAATATGCCAATCTGGCAGGATGAATACGAAGCCTATAATAATTTTGATGAAGACTATGATTTTGGTGATTTTTAAGGAGATATCATGACGAGAGATGCATTTTATAAGGCCTTAACAGAGGCTAAAAATGAACAAGAAAAAATTTTAGTGGCAATGGATTATAATGCGGAAGCAGAAAAGATTTTTCGGGAACATTTGCCAGCGAGTTTTAAGGAAGAAACCAAGCAGAAATACTGTGCTATGTTAGAGCTGCTGCTCTATGATTACTGTATAGTGAAGGCCACTGATCCGGTTGGTTTTGATGAAGCATATCTTTACTTTGAGGACTTCATGGAATATGTGATCGAAGAGAAGAAAATGGGCCCTGATGAGATTCGTTTAGCGATGACGGTGATGAATCGTTTATATCAGTATCTGTATGAGGAAACCGGTGATGTCACTTATCGCCGTCTGAATTCACGGACGAAAAGGATTGCTCATTACAATTCCTTTGCCTGGCAGTTAAGAGGCAAAGCTTAAAGCTAAGCAGGAAGAAGAATCTTTGGAGAGAACACGCAATAGTGGAAAGAGGTTACGACCTCTTTTTCGTGCATTGACAAGGATTTATGGTATGATGGGGGCGGTGATAAAATGAATAAAATAATCATAATTGGCGCAGGGGCATGCGGTGTTTATAGTGCTCTGTTAATCAAACAGGCGCATCCAAATGTAGATGTCTTAGTTTTAGAAGCCCATAAGACGCCTTTAAAAAAGTTATTAGCAACGGGGAATGGCCGCTGCAATTTATCGAATAAAGATCTTGCCATAACGCATTATGATAGTGATAACTTAGCGCTGGTGAAGGATATTATCGATGATTTTGATATGCCTAAGCAAATGCAGAAGCTTGGTCTTTATACCAAATATATGGGACAGCTGCTTTATCCTTATAGTGAACAGGCCAAAAGCGTCTTTCGTATTTTGATGGATCGGGCGCAGGAAGCTGGTGTTGTTTTTCTCTATGAACAGTTTGTGAAAAGCATTCGTTATCAGGATGGTTATATCATTGAGACAGAGCATCAGCGTTTCCATAGCGATGGTGTTATTGTCAGTGTCGGCAGCAGTGCTGGTAAACTGTCTCAGGTCTATGATCGCCGCAGCTTATTTACTCACTTGTCTTTTGACTATCAGGACAATAGTCCTTCATTAACCCAAATGTATACCAAAGAAGTGTATAAAACCCTCAAAGGGGTCAGAATGAAGGGCGTTTTCTCGCTTTATCAAGGGAAACAGCTTCTCAAACAGGAAAAGGGAGAAATGCTTTTTACGAATTATGGAGTCAGCGGCATCGCCATTATGCAGCTTTCTCGTTATTATCAGGAAGGTGTCACTTTAGTCTGTGATCTATTACCGGATCTTTCTAAAGAGGAACTTGCAAACTTCCTGCAGCGTGATTTGATACATCCATTAGAAGGTTTGGTGCCTTATCAGCTAAGTGATTTATTAGAAAAGACGCATCAGGATCCCATCTCTTTCCTTAAACAGATGACTTTTCATGTGAAAGGAATTCGGGAAAGTGAATATGCCCAAGTGGAAAAAGGCGGTTTACTATTATCAAACTTTAATAATGATTTAGAAAGTAAAGATTATCCGCATTTTTATGCCGGCGGAGAAATCTTAAATGTGAATGGCGATTGTGGCGGCTATAATCTGCATTTCGCATTTGCTAGCGGCTATCGTATTTTTAAAGGTTTAGAAAGGAATCAAAATGTTAAGAATTAATAATGTGAAAGTCCATCTCAATGAAACGGATGCCCGTAATGTGATTGCGGCGAAGCTCAATATCCGTAAACGTGAGATTCAGGATGTAAAAATATTACGACGCAGTATCGATGCGCGTCGCAGTAAAGTCTTCTTTAACTGCAGCTACGCTTTTAGCTGTCAAAATGAAGAGGCTTTATTAGCAGCCCATAAGGAGTTACAGCCTTATGTGCCTTATGTCTATACGTATCCTCAGCCAACCGCTAAACGCGTGATGGTGGTTGGCAGCGGCCCGGCAGGGTTATTTTGCGCTTATGTGTTAGCGAAAGCTGGCGTAAAGGTTACCCTTGTCGAACGGGGCAAGTGCGTTGAAGAACGTGTCAAAGATGTTGATGATCTGTTTGAAAAAGGAATCATTCATCCCGAATCAAATATTGCTTTTGGCGAAGGCGGGGCGGGGACGTTCTCGGATGGTAAATTAACGACCGGAACAAAAAATAAACGCATCCGTTATATCTTAGATGAATTTATCAAACATGGCGCTCCGAAGGAAATCGGTTATGATGCGCTGCCGCATATCGGAACGGATCGCTTACGTCAGGTGTTAATTGCGATGCGTCAGGATCTGATGGCTCATGGCGGTGAGGTCCGTTTTGAAACGAAATTTGTCGATTTTAAAGTCGAAGGAGATAAACATTTCGTTTGTCTCAAACATCAGGGAAAAGAATACTGGGAAGAAACGGATGATCTCGTTTTAGCGATCGGTCATAGTGCCCGCGATACCTATGCAATGCTTGCGCAAAAACTGACCATGCATCCCAAAGCCTTTGCGGTAGGAGTCCGCATTGAACAGTTGCAGGAAGATATTAATAAACATCAATATAAACAGGATTATCGCAATAAGCATTTAAAAGCAGCCCCTTATAAATTAGCTGTTCGCACATCCGAAGGACGCGGTGTTTATACTTTCTGTATGTGTCCCGGCGGAGTGGTGGTGCCTTCTACAGAAGAGGACGGCTTATTATGTATCAATGGCATGAGCTATTATGCTCGTGATGGACAAAATGCTAATAGTGCTATTTTAGTGAATGTCAGTCCAGAAGATTTTGGCTTTGATGATGTCTTAGCTGGCGTCGCTTTTCAGAAAGATCTAGAAAGACGCGCTTATGCCTTAGGCGGCGGCAACTTATCTGCGCCCGTGCAGAAAGTGGTTGATTATATGCAGGGGGAAGTTACGACATCTTTTGGAAAGGTCTTACCAACTTATCGTCCGGGGACAACTTTTGCCGATCTTAATCAGGTTTTCCCTGAGGTCATTAACCGTAATTTGAAAGAAGGTTTACAGCTGATGAATGAACGCTTTAAAGGCTTCTATGATGAAGATACATTAATTACGGCTGTGGAATCTCGTTCTTCCGCACCGGTGCGTATTGAACGCGATGAAAATATGTCAGCGCAGGGTTGGATTTATCCGATTGGCGAAGGTGCTGGCTATGCCGGCGGGATCATGTCATCAGCTGTGGATGGCATCTTATGTGCGGAAAAGATCTGTGAAGGATAGTAATTTATTTCTAAAAGACGTGTATGATATACCGACAGTATGATAAAAGATGACGTTTTTATCAAAGGGCTTTCAGTTTTGTATGAAAGAGTTGAGAATGCATCAAATAAGTATGATCAAATCAAGGAAATTTCTTTCCTTAAATGAACCTAAAATCTTAAGAAAACCTTAAGAAGTATATAGACAACATATGTGTGTTTTGATATAATCATAAGGAATCTTGGAAATAAGGAGAAATTTCATGCGTAAGACCATAATCCATGCACTTCGTCCCGCAGGAAAACAGCTTAAGCAGGTCCATGCTTCTCATCGTCATCTGAATGGGAAAATTCTGATGGCGTCTTTTGGATGTATGGGTGTCATTGCCTTGGGCAGTTATTTTGCGGCGGATCGTGAAGCCCCAAAAATTAAACAAAGTACCATGGCCATAGATTATGGCAGTACACTTAGCAAAAACAATATTAAGATTTCTGATAATAGGGAATCTAAAAAAGATCTTATTATTCATATTGATAAATCTCATTTGAATGTGAAGAAGCTTGGCAGTTACACGGTCAAAGTGAAAGCCACGGATTCTTACAATAATACTACGGTTCGCAATGTGAAAATCAATGTCGTTGATCATGAAGCACCATTTGTCAAGGGAATTCATAGTGATGGTGATTATATTTTAGTTGAAGCGGGCGGTAGTACTGATTTGTCTAAATATCTTACGATTACTGATAATGTCGATGGCAATCTCTTTGCGAAAGCCAAATTCTCCAAAGCCTTATCGACATCCGCACCTGGGATTCAGACGATTGGGGTGGAAGTGGCTGATTCAAGCGGCAATGTGACGAAGAAAGACTTACCGATCAAAGTGCTCGATTCACAGCCGCCAGAATGGCAGGATGTCAATACCGATCACACCATTAACTTTGGCGATGAATTTGATATCAGTAAATATATTAAAGCCGTTGATAACTTAGATGGTGATGTCCGTGTTGATACGATTGGCACGGTTAATACGAAGAAGTTAGGCAGTCAGACAATTACCATTCAGGCCACCGATTCAAGCGGTCATAGTACGAAAAAGACGGTTACCTTTACGGTGAAGGATCTGAAAGGTCCAGAAATCGCTGTAAAAGATGAGAATATGACGCTAAAACCTGGTGATGCCTTTGATCCAAAAGCGCAGATCACGTCCGTTACTGATAACGTCGATGGCAAGATCGATGTAGATAAGGTGCAGATTGATTCAAATGTTGATACATCGAAGAAAGGCTCTTATCAGGTCACTTATACGGTGAAAGATCAAGCGGGTAATACAACGACGAAAGTCTTAAAGGTGGAAGTCAATAATGAAGGGGAACTGATGGTACAATACGGTAAACAGTATCTCAATGTCCCTTATGTCTTTGGCGGAACGACACCAGATGGCTTTGACTGTTCCGGCTTTACCGGCTGGGTCTATAAGAAGTTTGGCAAGTCGCTGCCGCGTACCGCTGCAGCGCAGTATGATGCGACAACGCGCGTAGAGAAGAAAGATTTACAGATTGGTGATCTGGTCTTCTTTAGTAATACTTATAAACCAGGGGTTTCCCATGTGGGTATTTACATGGGCGATGGCAAGATGGTTGATGCCTCTGGTGATCATGTTCAAATTGATGATATTAATACCGGTTACTGGGCTGCCCATTACACTAGCGGCGGTCGATATAAGACGAAATAGAGGTCTCTTCCCAAGGGATCTCTTTTTTCTAACATACAATTTAGGAAAATAAGAAATGAAATTATTTCTTTTTGGAATGAATTGACTATATAAAAAGCCTATGTTAACGTATAGGTACACTAATGAAAAGGATATGTTAATGAACGAGGCGTTTCAAGAGAGTTGAGGCTGGTGGGATCTCAATAATAGTTCTTCATTAATTGGCCCTTTGAGGGATTATGGGAAAGGTGACGAGTATCATAATACGGAAGCCTCCGTTATCGGGCAGGAATTTGATAGAATTCTCTTCACTCACGTAAGGTGGCTTAAAGATGGCAACATCTGTCCTTCGGGGCAGGTGTTTTTTAAATATCGTGCGATTTATGTTTGTGGATAGAAGAATTTGCTTTACAATGATAAAAGAAAGAGGGAAATGAAAATGAAAGCAATCAAAGGTCTTTTAGCAGCATCTTTAGCTGCATCAGTATTAGTAGGATGTTCTTCAAACACATCAAGTAAGGTGAAAAAAGTCGGGATTATCCAGATGATGGATCATACTTCACTCAACACCATTAAAAAAGCTTATGACAAGGAAATGAAAGCTTTAGGCTACAATTCTAAAAATGTCGAATATGTTTTTAAAAATGGTCAGGGGAATACCAATACCTTAGCGTCGATCGCCAATCAGTTCCAGGGGGAAAACTTAGACTGCGTGGTTGCGATTGCGACGCCGGCAGCGCAGGCCGTTGCGAAATTAGCCAATAAAACACCAATTATCTTCTCTGCAGTGTCTGATCCTGTCGGTGCTAAATTAACGTCATCTTTAGATAAACCGGATAAGAATATGACGGGGACAAGTGATCAGGTGCAGGTGGATCAGATTATTGATCAGGCTTTAGCGGTGCAGCCAAAGATGAAAAAGATTGGTTTACTTTATAATAAAGGAGAAGCCAATTCGGTTACGAATATCACGAATGTTAAAAAATATTTAAAGAAGAAAGGTATTGCAACGCAGGAAGCCACCGTTACGAAAGTATCGGAAGTGCAGAGTGCGATGAATGTCCTCGCTTCTAAGTGTGATGCTGTCTTTACGCCTAATGATAATACCGTTGCCAGCGCGATGAGCATTGCCTCTAAAGCGGCTAATCAGGCAAAAGTCCCTTATTATGTAGGAGCGGATTCGATGGTTAAAGATGGCGGTTTCTTAACTGTTGGAATTGATTACAATGATTTAGGTAAAGAAACAGCCAAAATGTGTGATCAGGTTTTAAAAGGTAAAAAACCAGCGAATATGCCAGTGAAGATCTTTAAAACCAATTTAAATATTTATGTCAACCAGAAGACTTTAAAGACCTTAGGTTTAAAACTACCAGCGTCTATCACTTCTAATAAGAAGTATATTAAAGTCGATTAATAAGCAAGTAAGGAGTTTTTAAAGTATTATGAACAATCTCATGACTATTGTCATCGGGGCGTTAGAATTAGGCGGCATCTTCGCCTTACTGGCGCTAGGCTGTTATATCAGTTTTAATGTCCTGGATATCCCCGATTTAACTGTTGATGGATCATTTACCACCGGCTGTGCCACTTCCGTTGTCATTACGGCGGCGGGGGCCCCAGCCTTGGGGTTAGGGATGGCTTTTATTGCCGGCGCTTTAGCCGGCTTAGTGACAGCCTTTCTGATGACCAAATTAAAGATCAATGCGATTTTATCCGGGATCTTAACCCAGACCGCCCTTTATTCGGTCAATTTACGTATTCAGCATCAGACCCCTAATATTTCATTAATGGATGATCATACGGTGTTTACTCCTTTTAACGGGTTTGCTCCTTATGACAAGATCATTTTGATCTATCTGATTGTCATTGTGATTGTCTTGCTGATGAATTATTTCCTCAAGACGCAGATGGGTTTAGCGCTTCGAGCTTGCGGCGATAATGAAGATATGGTCAGAGCCAGCTCGATTGATACCGATAAAATGAAAATGATCGGTTTAGCTTTAGCCAATGGTTTAGTGGGCTTAAGCGGCGCCCTCTACACTCAGCAGCAGGGCTATTCTGATATCACTTCAGGGATCGGGATGATGGTCATCGGTTTAGCTTCCATTATTATCGGACAGACGTTTATTCGTTCAACGCGCATTTCGTTAACCTTAGTGGCGGCGGTTGTCGGTGCGATTATCTATCGTTTTATCTTAACCTTCGCGATTATGGCTGGGGTCCCATCAGGCGATCTGAACTTATTATCAAGTGCCATCGTCATTGTGGCCATTGCCATTCCAATTCTCAAAAGGAGGAAAGTCAAAAATGCTTAAAGTTGATGATGTATCGGTGATTTTTAATGAAGGCACCGTCAATGAAAAACGCGCCCTTTCCCATATGAGTTTTGAACTCAATGAAGGTGACTTCGTCACCATTATTGGTTCTAATGGGGCCGGGAAATCGACACTTTTCTCCGCTATTTCCGGAGCGGTCGATATTAATGAGGGAGCAGTGATCCTCGATCATAAAGATATGACTCATGAAAAAGAATATATCCGCTCGCGTGCTATTGGACGATTATTTCAGGATCCATTAAAAGGCACGGCGCCACATATGACAATTGAAGAAAACTTAGCGTTAAGTTATTCGCGCGGCAAGCATTTCTCTTTAAGACCGGTGTCGAAGAAA harbors:
- a CDS encoding NAD(P)/FAD-dependent oxidoreductase — its product is MNKIIIIGAGACGVYSALLIKQAHPNVDVLVLEAHKTPLKKLLATGNGRCNLSNKDLAITHYDSDNLALVKDIIDDFDMPKQMQKLGLYTKYMGQLLYPYSEQAKSVFRILMDRAQEAGVVFLYEQFVKSIRYQDGYIIETEHQRFHSDGVIVSVGSSAGKLSQVYDRRSLFTHLSFDYQDNSPSLTQMYTKEVYKTLKGVRMKGVFSLYQGKQLLKQEKGEMLFTNYGVSGIAIMQLSRYYQEGVTLVCDLLPDLSKEELANFLQRDLIHPLEGLVPYQLSDLLEKTHQDPISFLKQMTFHVKGIRESEYAQVEKGGLLLSNFNNDLESKDYPHFYAGGEILNVNGDCGGYNLHFAFASGYRIFKGLERNQNVKN
- a CDS encoding ABC transporter permease, with the protein product MNNLMTIVIGALELGGIFALLALGCYISFNVLDIPDLTVDGSFTTGCATSVVITAAGAPALGLGMAFIAGALAGLVTAFLMTKLKINAILSGILTQTALYSVNLRIQHQTPNISLMDDHTVFTPFNGFAPYDKIILIYLIVIVIVLLMNYFLKTQMGLALRACGDNEDMVRASSIDTDKMKMIGLALANGLVGLSGALYTQQQGYSDITSGIGMMVIGLASIIIGQTFIRSTRISLTLVAAVVGAIIYRFILTFAIMAGVPSGDLNLLSSAIVIVAIAIPILKRRKVKNA
- a CDS encoding ABC transporter substrate-binding protein, with the translated sequence MKAIKGLLAASLAASVLVGCSSNTSSKVKKVGIIQMMDHTSLNTIKKAYDKEMKALGYNSKNVEYVFKNGQGNTNTLASIANQFQGENLDCVVAIATPAAQAVAKLANKTPIIFSAVSDPVGAKLTSSLDKPDKNMTGTSDQVQVDQIIDQALAVQPKMKKIGLLYNKGEANSVTNITNVKKYLKKKGIATQEATVTKVSEVQSAMNVLASKCDAVFTPNDNTVASAMSIASKAANQAKVPYYVGADSMVKDGGFLTVGIDYNDLGKETAKMCDQVLKGKKPANMPVKIFKTNLNIYVNQKTLKTLGLKLPASITSNKKYIKVD
- a CDS encoding YebC/PmpR family DNA-binding transcriptional regulator, translated to MGRAHEVRKASMAATAAKKTKIYSYYGKEIYQAAKSGGPDPDANLSLRAIINKAKKDQVPGHVIDNAINRVKNGATDNYEELQFEGFGPNGSTLIVKCLTDNVNRTISQVRPAFTKAHSKLGAEGSVSYLYNVQAVIQFKGLNEEETLDALIEGDVDAKDLETLEDGSIRITGEPTDYNAIKLAIQAKLPNVDFDVDEIQTVPTETVELEGEDMTLFERLMNLLNDCEDVDQVYHNVSNYNDGEEE
- a CDS encoding C40 family peptidase, encoding MRKTIIHALRPAGKQLKQVHASHRHLNGKILMASFGCMGVIALGSYFAADREAPKIKQSTMAIDYGSTLSKNNIKISDNRESKKDLIIHIDKSHLNVKKLGSYTVKVKATDSYNNTTVRNVKINVVDHEAPFVKGIHSDGDYILVEAGGSTDLSKYLTITDNVDGNLFAKAKFSKALSTSAPGIQTIGVEVADSSGNVTKKDLPIKVLDSQPPEWQDVNTDHTINFGDEFDISKYIKAVDNLDGDVRVDTIGTVNTKKLGSQTITIQATDSSGHSTKKTVTFTVKDLKGPEIAVKDENMTLKPGDAFDPKAQITSVTDNVDGKIDVDKVQIDSNVDTSKKGSYQVTYTVKDQAGNTTTKVLKVEVNNEGELMVQYGKQYLNVPYVFGGTTPDGFDCSGFTGWVYKKFGKSLPRTAAAQYDATTRVEKKDLQIGDLVFFSNTYKPGVSHVGIYMGDGKMVDASGDHVQIDDINTGYWAAHYTSGGRYKTK
- a CDS encoding NAD(P)/FAD-dependent oxidoreductase; translation: MLRINNVKVHLNETDARNVIAAKLNIRKREIQDVKILRRSIDARRSKVFFNCSYAFSCQNEEALLAAHKELQPYVPYVYTYPQPTAKRVMVVGSGPAGLFCAYVLAKAGVKVTLVERGKCVEERVKDVDDLFEKGIIHPESNIAFGEGGAGTFSDGKLTTGTKNKRIRYILDEFIKHGAPKEIGYDALPHIGTDRLRQVLIAMRQDLMAHGGEVRFETKFVDFKVEGDKHFVCLKHQGKEYWEETDDLVLAIGHSARDTYAMLAQKLTMHPKAFAVGVRIEQLQEDINKHQYKQDYRNKHLKAAPYKLAVRTSEGRGVYTFCMCPGGVVVPSTEEDGLLCINGMSYYARDGQNANSAILVNVSPEDFGFDDVLAGVAFQKDLERRAYALGGGNLSAPVQKVVDYMQGEVTTSFGKVLPTYRPGTTFADLNQVFPEVINRNLKEGLQLMNERFKGFYDEDTLITAVESRSSAPVRIERDENMSAQGWIYPIGEGAGYAGGIMSSAVDGILCAEKICEG
- a CDS encoding MBL fold metallo-hydrolase, which translates into the protein MNVTLIHHSGVLVELAHCNLLFDYYQGALHVNKEKPLYIFASHAHADHFSEKIFAIDHPEKHYILSDDIHTAHDHLSVSPHHTYHLNDLTIETLFSTDQGVAFIVTTEGQSIYFAGDLNNWHWIGEDENDNKWQKEHYLAELNRIAHRHFTLSCVVVDDRQEEAYLEGLEAFIQMTTSDAILPIHYFGHYRISEALKKAHIDAPLLFPDHDGYTVTL